The following proteins are encoded in a genomic region of Arthrobacter jiangjiafuii:
- a CDS encoding aldo/keto reductase: MTTSPLVTFNDGNTIPQLGYGVWQVEDEVAEKVVGQAFEVGYRHIDTAKIYGNEAGVGRAIAATSVPREDMFITTKVWNADQGYEETLKAFDASMERLGLETLDLYLIHWLQPKQNKYVDTWKALIELQKSGRVKSIGVCNFTVEALQEIIDATGVVPVLNQVETHPYLNQAELRAFEAEHNILHESWSPLGSGKGLLEDPKLAEIATKYDGVTPAQVVIAWHLALGNIVIPKSVTESRIKENWEALNVVLSDEDIDAINALDNGTRYGADPATADFA; encoded by the coding sequence ATGACTACTTCTCCTCTTGTGACATTCAATGACGGCAACACCATTCCCCAGCTCGGCTACGGCGTGTGGCAGGTTGAGGACGAGGTTGCCGAAAAGGTTGTGGGGCAGGCTTTCGAGGTTGGCTACCGCCACATCGACACGGCCAAGATCTACGGCAACGAAGCCGGCGTCGGCCGCGCCATTGCCGCCACTTCGGTTCCCCGCGAGGACATGTTCATCACCACCAAGGTCTGGAACGCGGACCAGGGCTACGAAGAGACCCTGAAGGCCTTCGATGCGTCCATGGAGCGCCTCGGCCTGGAAACCCTGGACCTGTACCTGATCCACTGGCTGCAGCCCAAGCAGAACAAGTACGTGGACACCTGGAAGGCGCTCATCGAGCTGCAGAAGTCCGGCCGCGTTAAGTCCATCGGTGTCTGCAACTTCACCGTGGAGGCGCTGCAGGAGATCATCGACGCCACCGGCGTTGTTCCGGTCCTGAACCAGGTGGAGACCCACCCGTACCTGAACCAGGCCGAACTGCGGGCCTTCGAGGCCGAGCACAACATCCTGCATGAGTCCTGGTCCCCGCTGGGCTCCGGGAAGGGCCTGCTGGAGGATCCGAAGCTGGCGGAAATCGCCACCAAGTACGACGGCGTCACCCCGGCCCAGGTGGTCATCGCCTGGCACCTGGCGCTGGGCAACATCGTGATCCCGAAGTCCGTGACCGAGTCCCGGATCAAGGAAAACTGGGAGGCGCTGAACGTGGTGCTCTCCGACGAGGACATCGACGCCATCAACGCGCTGGACAACGGTACCCGCTACGGCGCCGATCCGGCCACGGCCGACTTCGCCTAA
- a CDS encoding flagellar assembly protein FliW: MSSTALTFLAPPPGLAPEVDFALDTVDGADGLYSLVSAAPSAGASGHRLFVLDAAIYLPAYQPEITDEQRASLDLNDAGEARVLVVANSTETGTTVNLLAPIVLNTRTLQCAQVILEGQDWPVRTPLGAFAAA, encoded by the coding sequence ATGAGCAGCACTGCCCTGACATTCCTGGCGCCGCCGCCCGGGCTGGCACCGGAGGTTGATTTCGCCCTGGACACCGTGGACGGCGCGGACGGCCTCTACTCGCTGGTCTCTGCTGCGCCGTCCGCCGGCGCCTCCGGGCACCGCCTGTTCGTCCTCGACGCCGCCATCTATCTCCCGGCGTATCAGCCGGAAATCACCGATGAACAGCGCGCCTCCCTGGACCTCAACGATGCCGGGGAAGCCCGCGTACTCGTGGTTGCCAACTCCACGGAGACCGGCACCACGGTCAACCTGCTGGCCCCGATCGTGCTCAATACCCGCACCCTGCAGTGTGCCCAGGTCATCCTGGAAGGCCAGGACTGGCCGGTGCGCACCCCGCTGGGAGCTTTCGCCGCGGCCTAG
- the flgL gene encoding flagellar hook-associated protein FlgL, whose protein sequence is MITRTTNQSMARNAQQNLQANMSRLAKLQEQVSNSSAITRPSDNPAGTADALKVRSEIRANAQYSSNISDAQGWLSTADNALSNTTDIMTRIKDLAIQGASGTLAQSNKNAIATELDSLKQDLLREANTTYAGRSIFAGNSDDPAAFTLNATTGDAEYHGSDTGVMRRIDTGTPVRVDVDGRDVFGNGADSVFALVDKLSAALRTPGGDTSGHLTEIDNRANEILSRHTEVGIRHASVLKAEKTNLDNSVNLETRRSGIEDLDTAQVILDLKLQEVAYQTALSVTARSLQPTLMDFLR, encoded by the coding sequence GTGATCACCCGCACCACCAACCAGTCCATGGCGCGCAACGCCCAGCAGAACCTGCAGGCCAACATGTCGCGTTTGGCGAAGCTGCAGGAGCAGGTGTCCAACTCCTCCGCCATCACCCGCCCGTCCGACAACCCCGCCGGAACGGCCGACGCGTTGAAGGTCCGCTCGGAGATTCGCGCCAACGCCCAATACAGCTCTAACATCAGCGACGCCCAGGGTTGGCTGTCCACCGCGGATAACGCCCTGAGCAACACCACGGATATCATGACGCGGATCAAGGACCTGGCCATTCAGGGTGCCAGCGGCACGCTCGCACAGTCCAACAAGAACGCCATTGCCACGGAGCTGGACAGCCTCAAGCAGGATCTGCTCCGTGAGGCCAACACGACCTATGCCGGCCGCAGCATCTTCGCTGGAAACTCCGACGATCCGGCAGCGTTCACCCTCAACGCCACCACCGGTGACGCCGAATACCATGGCTCCGATACCGGCGTCATGCGCCGGATCGACACCGGTACCCCTGTGCGCGTGGACGTCGATGGGCGCGACGTCTTCGGCAACGGAGCCGATTCCGTGTTCGCCCTCGTGGACAAACTCTCCGCCGCTCTGCGCACACCGGGCGGAGACACCAGCGGACACCTGACGGAGATCGACAACCGGGCCAATGAAATCCTGTCGCGCCACACGGAGGTGGGTATCCGCCACGCGAGCGTCCTGAAGGCCGAAAAGACCAATCTGGACAACTCCGTCAATCTGGAGACCCGCCGTTCGGGCATCGAAGACCTGGACACTGCCCAGGTGATCCTGGACCTGAAGCTGCAGGAAGTGGCCTACCAGACCGCGCTCTCTGTCACAGCCCGTTCCCTGCAGCCCACGCTCATGGACTTCCTGCGATGA
- the flgK gene encoding flagellar hook-associated protein FlgK, translated as MSTFSGLNTAYTALTAARRGMDIVGQNVANANTPGYTRQRLETSATSPLSGGFNNVGPRVGQGVTVDNIARLGSLQLDARVRATVAVSGFSAVRANALSTLEVSLNEPGDNGISASLDEFWAAWQGVSKKPGDISSASVLLGQASTVASQIASGYQSVANQFTDVRSDLSAMANELNAAAAQIADLNGAIRLALSGGGSANELMDQRSALATTVAALTGGTVREAGDGTVDILVGGNAMVTGDIFRPVEVTGGTTLAGDPVKLVWSHRKNDDVPLSGGEMAGALSLLAPGGDLQKAAESYNQLADNLATTVNTVHRTGSTTAGTTELDFFTFDAGPKALSLQIVPKDASGIAAGAGPTAGALDGSIADAISQLGSKPGSPDKMWSSFVSATGAAARTEMQQAKLAGVAATSAAGMQLSNSSVDLDEENMNLLAYQSAYQGAARVMTAIDEMLDTLINRTGIVGR; from the coding sequence ATGAGCACATTCAGTGGACTGAATACCGCCTACACAGCGCTGACCGCTGCCCGCCGGGGGATGGATATCGTTGGGCAGAACGTCGCCAACGCCAACACACCCGGTTACACGCGCCAGCGGCTGGAGACATCGGCGACAAGTCCCCTCTCCGGCGGATTCAACAACGTCGGACCGCGGGTGGGGCAGGGCGTCACCGTAGACAACATTGCCCGGCTCGGCAGCCTGCAACTGGATGCACGGGTCCGCGCGACCGTGGCAGTCTCCGGCTTCTCCGCAGTACGCGCCAATGCCCTGTCCACCTTGGAAGTCAGCCTCAACGAGCCCGGCGACAACGGCATCTCCGCTTCGCTGGACGAGTTCTGGGCCGCCTGGCAGGGAGTATCCAAGAAGCCCGGCGACATTTCCTCGGCATCGGTGCTGCTGGGCCAGGCCTCGACCGTGGCCAGCCAGATCGCCTCCGGCTACCAGTCGGTTGCCAATCAGTTCACCGACGTGCGCTCCGATCTTTCGGCCATGGCTAACGAGCTCAATGCCGCCGCCGCCCAGATCGCCGACCTGAACGGCGCCATCCGCCTGGCCTTGTCCGGCGGCGGATCCGCCAACGAACTGATGGATCAGCGGAGCGCGCTGGCCACCACGGTTGCCGCCCTGACCGGTGGCACCGTCCGCGAAGCCGGCGACGGCACTGTGGACATCTTGGTAGGCGGCAACGCGATGGTCACCGGCGACATTTTCCGTCCCGTTGAGGTGACCGGCGGAACCACCCTCGCCGGAGATCCGGTGAAGCTGGTCTGGAGCCACCGCAAAAACGATGATGTTCCGCTTTCCGGCGGAGAAATGGCCGGAGCCCTCAGCCTGCTGGCCCCCGGCGGCGACCTGCAGAAGGCCGCCGAATCTTACAACCAGCTCGCTGACAATCTGGCGACCACGGTCAACACCGTGCATCGGACCGGCAGCACCACCGCCGGAACTACGGAACTGGACTTCTTCACCTTCGATGCCGGGCCCAAGGCCCTCAGCCTGCAGATCGTCCCGAAGGACGCCTCCGGAATTGCCGCCGGCGCCGGCCCCACGGCCGGAGCCCTGGACGGGTCCATTGCCGACGCCATTTCCCAGCTCGGATCGAAACCCGGCTCCCCCGACAAAATGTGGTCCAGCTTTGTTTCCGCCACCGGCGCCGCCGCCCGCACGGAAATGCAGCAGGCCAAACTCGCCGGCGTGGCCGCTACCTCCGCGGCAGGCATGCAGCTCTCCAACTCCTCCGTGGATCTGGACGAAGAGAACATGAACCTGCTGGCCTACCAGAGTGCTTACCAAGGCGCCGCCCGGGTCATGACCGCCATTGACGAAATGCTCGACACCCTGATTAACCGCACCGGAATCGTTGGAAGGTAA
- the flgN gene encoding flagellar export chaperone FlgN, which translates to MGTQKLSALLWEERELLELLVFKLEEEQLLLTSGKSRWLQHATREVEQVLERLRAAALGRTVAVATLASDWGTAEDATLRELVAAAPPGPWTDIFAAHLQAMTDLTLKIRDLRDVNEQFLRAAARSAQETLAGLNTESDTYTASGTAASSAAGARLVDQAL; encoded by the coding sequence ATGGGTACCCAGAAATTGTCTGCACTTCTCTGGGAGGAACGCGAGCTGTTGGAACTTCTCGTGTTTAAACTCGAAGAAGAACAGCTCCTGCTTACCTCCGGCAAAAGCCGCTGGCTGCAGCACGCTACCCGCGAAGTCGAGCAGGTCCTGGAGCGTTTGCGGGCCGCGGCGCTGGGCCGGACGGTGGCCGTCGCCACGCTGGCCAGCGACTGGGGCACGGCGGAGGACGCCACCCTCAGGGAGTTGGTTGCTGCCGCTCCCCCCGGACCCTGGACCGACATTTTCGCTGCGCATCTGCAGGCCATGACGGATCTAACCCTCAAGATCCGCGACCTTCGGGATGTCAACGAACAATTCCTGCGGGCTGCTGCGCGGTCCGCCCAGGAGACGCTTGCCGGGCTGAACACGGAGAGCGATACCTATACAGCCTCCGGAACAGCAGCATCATCGGCTGCCGGCGCCCGCCTTGTTGACCAAGCACTTTGA
- a CDS encoding sigma-70 family RNA polymerase sigma factor, with product MNRTERNQLVVENLPLVGYLVSETCAKATHLSRDDLASAGSVALIMSADSFNPDLGVPFGAYARRRIIGAFADEMRSMDWATRTARRRIKETLVVKETLTAALGRTPKVDEIASALGVEPSVANDALADASRTVSSLDESTTDFLATTLPSPEGSLLSAERVKYLQAAVASLPEKMRYIVEEIYFHDRSVKELAAELGATHSAVSQQRAEAVRLLRDGLGAHYADDDAVPAVSSRIAPARRAAYLSTMADRTLGGITREHFPAPSPLAEPGRMPA from the coding sequence TTGAATCGCACTGAACGCAACCAACTCGTCGTCGAAAACCTGCCGCTGGTGGGTTATCTCGTCTCTGAAACATGCGCCAAAGCAACACATCTCTCCCGCGATGACCTTGCGTCCGCGGGCTCGGTGGCATTGATCATGTCCGCCGACTCCTTTAACCCCGATTTGGGGGTTCCCTTCGGCGCCTATGCCCGGCGCCGCATTATCGGTGCGTTCGCCGATGAAATGCGCTCCATGGATTGGGCAACCCGAACCGCCCGCCGCCGGATCAAGGAAACCCTGGTGGTCAAGGAGACCCTGACTGCAGCTTTGGGCCGCACTCCGAAGGTGGATGAGATTGCTTCGGCCCTCGGGGTTGAGCCGTCGGTAGCCAACGATGCCCTGGCGGACGCCTCGCGCACCGTGTCGAGCCTGGATGAGTCCACCACCGATTTCCTCGCCACCACGCTGCCCTCTCCGGAGGGCTCGCTGCTTTCCGCGGAGCGGGTCAAGTACCTGCAAGCCGCCGTTGCGTCGCTGCCGGAGAAGATGCGGTACATCGTGGAGGAGATCTATTTCCACGACCGCAGTGTTAAGGAACTGGCAGCGGAACTCGGCGCCACCCATTCGGCCGTGTCCCAGCAGCGTGCCGAAGCCGTTCGCCTGCTCCGCGACGGCCTGGGTGCCCACTACGCGGACGACGACGCCGTTCCCGCCGTTTCCTCTCGCATCGCACCGGCCCGCCGCGCGGCCTATTTGTCCACGATGGCGGACCGTACGCTCGGCGGTATTACCCGGGAGCATTTCCCGGCGCCTTCTCCGCTGGCGGAGCCCGGCCGGATGCCGGCGTAG
- a CDS encoding flagellin, which produces MGFTINTNVSSLNAMRNLTLNQSAQAKSVERLSSGMRINRAADDAAGLAISEGLKNQVSGLTQAGRNAQDGISLIQTAEGALTEVHNILNRMRDLTVQAANDTNNAESRTAIKSEVDALTSELTRISTSTNFNGIQLLGPGATPAGGGAATAWTATLKVQVGADANETIDISQADVAGTITPIAALAVNTQAAAAASTALLDTAIERTSGQRATLGAQQNRLESTARSIAVSVENLSSANSRIRDTDMAAEMGSFTKSQILSSAATAMLAQANQMNSGVMQLLQ; this is translated from the coding sequence ATGGGTTTCACAATCAACACCAACGTTTCATCCCTCAACGCGATGCGTAACCTGACGCTGAACCAGAGCGCCCAGGCCAAGTCTGTTGAGCGTCTTTCCAGCGGTATGCGCATCAACCGTGCTGCTGATGACGCAGCCGGCCTGGCCATCTCCGAAGGCCTGAAGAATCAGGTCTCCGGCCTGACCCAGGCAGGACGCAACGCACAGGACGGCATCAGCCTCATCCAGACCGCTGAAGGCGCCCTGACCGAGGTCCACAACATCCTCAACCGCATGCGCGACCTGACCGTTCAGGCCGCTAACGATACGAACAACGCCGAGTCGCGCACCGCGATCAAGTCAGAAGTTGATGCCCTGACCTCGGAACTGACCCGTATCAGCACGTCCACCAACTTCAACGGCATTCAGCTCCTCGGCCCGGGCGCCACTCCTGCCGGCGGTGGCGCAGCAACTGCTTGGACGGCAACCCTGAAGGTCCAGGTGGGTGCTGATGCCAACGAGACGATTGACATTAGTCAGGCGGACGTCGCTGGGACTATTACGCCCATTGCAGCTCTGGCGGTCAACACCCAGGCGGCTGCTGCAGCATCAACGGCTTTGCTGGATACAGCCATTGAGAGGACCTCCGGCCAGCGCGCCACCCTCGGTGCACAGCAGAACCGGCTCGAGTCCACCGCACGCTCCATCGCGGTATCTGTGGAGAACCTCTCCTCGGCCAACTCCCGCATCCGCGACACGGACATGGCAGCGGAAATGGGCAGCTTCACCAAGTCCCAGATCCTCTCCAGCGCCGCTACCGCAATGCTGGCCCAGGCCAACCAGATGAACTCCGGCGTTATGCAGCTCCTGCAGTAG